From one Pseudopipra pipra isolate bDixPip1 chromosome 2, bDixPip1.hap1, whole genome shotgun sequence genomic stretch:
- the LOC135406596 gene encoding uncharacterized protein LOC135406596: protein MDELCGSRFWSLLVALVLSFVLHIIFLLCWLGLPSHFWAFCAQQCSASQVRAQQSQAQESRARLSDAEQGHALKDDAQQSQAQQSRARQYGAKQSKEEQLARERRTLESLTRQSLAIQMLSLKMHAEQSQAQQSHAPENGAQRWGAQQSCAQWSLAQRCGTLQKRAQQSQAQQSQAQENGAQRWGTQQSLTQQSLALQSDTQQSLVQQSHAEQSQAQQSGAQQWAAQQTQAEQSLAPQSLAQQSQSQQKGSEQSQAQQSHTEQSQAQHCSTRP, encoded by the coding sequence ATGGACGAGCTGTGTGGGTCCCGGTTCTGGTCGTTGCTCGTGGCCCTAGTGCTGAGCTTTGTCCTGCACATAAtcttcctgctctgctggttGGGCTTGCCCAGCCATTTCTGGGCCTTCTGCGCCCAGCAGTGCTCGGCCTCGCAAGTCCGAGCCCAGCAAAGCCAGGCTCAGGAGAGCCGCGCTCGGCTGAGCGATGCTGAGCAAGGCCACGCCCTGAAAGATGACGCCCAGCAAAGCCAGGCTCAGCAAAGCCGGGCTCGGCAGTACGgcgccaagcaaagcaaagaggagCAGCTCGCCCGGGAGAGACGGACCCTGGAAAGCCTCACCCGGCAGAGCCTCGCTATTCAGATGCTCTCCCTGAAGATGCACGCTGAGCAAAGCCAGGCTCAGCAGAGCCACGCTCCGGAGAACGGCGCTCAGCGGTGGGGGGCTCAGCAAAGCTGCGCCCAGTGGAGCCTCGCTCAGCGGTGCGGCACCCTGCAAAAAcgagcccagcagagccaggctcagcagagccaggctcAGGAGAACGGCGCTCAGCGGTGGGGCACCCAGCAAAGCCTCACCCAGCAGAGCCTTGCCCTGCAAAGCGACACCCAGCAGAGCCTCGTCCAGCAGAGCCACGCTGAGCAAAGCCAGGCCCAGCAGAGCGGTGCTCAGCAGTGGGCTGCTCAGCAAAcccaggctgagcagagccTTGCCCCGCAAAGCCTCGCTCAGCAAAGCCAATCTCAGCAGAAAGGCAGTGAGCAAAGCCAGGCTCAGCAAAGCCACACTGAGCAAAGCcaggctcagcactgcagcaccagACCCTAG